In Sparus aurata chromosome 2, fSpaAur1.1, whole genome shotgun sequence, a single genomic region encodes these proteins:
- the LOC115571810 gene encoding extracellular calcium-sensing receptor-like, translating into MHKAGDVVLGGIFEIHFFSLFPDLSFNSEPAQPNCHGFLILGFRTAMTMTFAIDEINRNSNLLPNVTLGYSLYDNCYKLQIGFRAAMSLISGQEEKFILDETCQGTTPVIGIVGDSFSTSSIAIAYVTGSYRVPMVSYFATCSCLSDRQKFPSFFRTIPSDAFQVRAMIQILKHFGWTWAGLLVSDDDYGLHAVQSFQSEFVRSGGGCLAYVEILPWENDRAELRRIVDVIKKSTARVVIGFAHESYMINLIEELLRQNVTGLQWIASESWIAVTVFQTPHLMPYLAGILGIAIHRGEIPGLREFLLQIRPDLHHNNSYGDSIVKLFWEYTFQCKFTPPAAGWVEAGGTLCTGQEKLEDVDTEFLDVSNLRPEYNVYKAVYALAYALDDMLQCEPGRGPFSGHSCGNLKELEPWQLLHYLQKVNFTTSFGDQVSFDQNGDAFPIYDVMNWLQLPDGTIKLQNVGEVKRSAFKGEKLTIDENKIFWNFESKKPPRSVCSESCPPGTRMARKKGKPVCCFDCIPCSEGNISNETDSMECKSCPGDFWSSPKRDNCVPKKTEFLSFHEPLGICLTLGSLLGTSMCAIVLGIFTFHRSTPMVRANNSELSFQLLLSLKLCFLCSLLFIGRPRLWTCQLRHAAFGISFVLCVSCILVKTMVVLAVFKASKPGGGASLKWFDVSQQRGTVIVLTSIQAAICTAWIVSASPTPHKNTQYYNDKIVYECAVGSHVGFAVLLGYIGFLSILSFLIAFIARNLPDTFNEAKLITFSMLIFCAVWVAFVPAYISSPGKYADAVEVFAILASSFGLLLALFGPKCYIILLRPERNTKKAIMGREIQT; encoded by the exons ATGCACAAAGCTGGAGATGTGGTTTTAGGTGGGATATTTGAGatccactttttttctctctttcctgaCCTGTCTTTTAACTCAGAGCCAGCACAGCCTAACTGTCACGG ttttttaattttaggGTTCAGGACTGCCATGACTATGACCTTTGCAATTGATGAGATCAACAGAAACTCCAACCTGCTACCTAATGTGACTCTGGGATACAGTCTTTATGATAACTGCTACAAACTACAGATAGGATTTCGTGCAGCAATGTCACTCATCAGTGGTCAAGAAGAGAAGTTTATATTAGACGAGACCTGTCAAGGAACCACTCCAGTCATAGGGATTGTGGGTGATTCTTTTTCAACAAGTTCTATTGCCATCGCCTATGTCACAGGTTCTTACAGAGTACCAATG GTGAGTTATTTTGCCACATGTTCCTGTCTGAGTGACCGGCAGAAGTTTCCATCCTTCTTTAGGACAATCCCAAGTGATGCTTTCCAG GTGCGTGCTATGATTCAGATTCTAAAGCACTTCGGCTGGACTTGGGCAGGTCTGCTGGTCAGTGATGATGACTATGGGCTCCACGCCGTTCAATCCTTCCAATCTGAATTTGTTCGATCTGGTGGAGGTTGTCTGGCCTACGTAGAGATCTTACCCTGGGAAAATGACCGAGCTGAATTAAGGAGGATTGTGGATGTGATAAAGAAATCGACAGCTCGTGTGGTCATTGGGTTTGCACATGAGAGTTACATGATAAACCTCATTGAAGAG TTGCTGAGACAGAATGTGACAGGCCTGCAGTGGATTGCAAGTGAATCCTGGATAGCAGTTACTGTATTTCAGACCCCCCATCTCATGCCATACCTGGCTGGCATTCTAGGCATTGCCATCCATCGAGGAGAAATACCAGGGCTCAGGGAATTCCTGCTACAAATACGTCCTGATCTTCACCACAACAACAGCTATGGAGATAGCATA GTGAAACTGTTTTGGGAATATACATTTCAATGTAAATTTACgccacctgcagcaggttgggTGGAGGCTGGGGGAACATTATGTACTGGACAGGAAAAGCTAGAGGATGTGGACACTGAGTTTTTGGATGTTTCCAATCTCAGGCCAGAGTATAATGTGTACAAGGCTGTGTATGCTCTGGCCTACGCCCTTGATGATATGCTGCAGTGTGAGCCAGGGAGAGGGCCTTTCAGTGGGCACAGTTGTGGCAATTTGAAAGAATTGGAGCCATGGCAG CTTCTGCATTACTTGCAAAAGGTCAACTTCACCACATCATTTGGTGATCAAGTGTCATTTGATCAGAATGGTGATGCGTTCCCAATCTATGATGTCATGAACTGGCTGCAGCTCCCTGATGGAACAATAAAACTGCAGAATGTGGGTGAGGTTAAGAGGTCGGCCTTCAAAGGGGAAAAACTCACaattgatgaaaataaaatcttcTGGAACTTTGAATCCAAAAAG CCACCCCGGTCTGTGTGTAGTGAAAGCTGTCCTCCAGGTACCCGCATGGCCAGAAAGAAAGGGAAACCTGTGTGCTGTTTTGACTGCATCCCTTGTTCTGAGGGAAATATCAGTAATGAGACTG ACTCCATGGAGTGCAAGAGTTGTCCAGGGGACTTCTGGTCCAGCCCAAAGCGTGACAACTGTGTTCCTAAGAAGACAGAGTTCCTCTCCTTCCATGAGCCTCTGGGTATCTGCTTGACACTTGGCTCATTACTTGGCACATCTATGTGTGCTATTGTCCTGGGGATCTTCACCTTTCATCGAAGCACACCTATGGTACGCGCCAACAATTCAGAACTGAGTTTCCAGTTACTGCTGTCCCTGAAGTTATGTTTCCTTTGTTCACTGCTGTTTATCGGTCGTCCCAGACTGTGGACATGCCAGCTGAGACATGCAGCATTTGGAATcagctttgtgctttgtgtctcATGTATTTTGGTCAAAACCATGGTGGTTCTGGCTGTATTCAAGGCCTCTAAGCCAGGAGGGGGAGCCAGCCTGAAGTGGTTTGATGTGTCACAGCAGAGAGGGACAGTTATTGTTCTTACTTCTATTCAGGCAGCAATCTGCACTGCATGGATTGTATCTGCCTCCCCAACTCCTCACAAAAACACTCAATATTACAATGATAAAATAGTTTATGAGTGTGCAGTTGGGTCCCATGTTGGTTTTGCTGTGTTACTGGGCTATATTGGCTTTCTGTCTATCCTCAGCTTTCTGATTGCATTCATAGCGCGTAATCTTCCAGATACTTTCAATGAGGCCAAACTCATCACTTTCAGCATGCTGATCTTTTGTGCTGTGTGGGTGGCCTTTGTCCCAGCTTATATCAGTTCGCCAGGCAAATATGCAGATGCAGTAGAAGTGTTTGCCATCCTGGCCTCCAGTTTCGGTCTCTTGTTGGCACTGTTTGGAccaaaatgttacataatcCTGCTGAGACCAGAAAGGAATACAAAGAAAGCAATCATGGGTCGGGAAATCCAAACATAG